The following proteins come from a genomic window of Methanothermobacter thermautotrophicus:
- a CDS encoding pantoate kinase, whose translation MKPTVFVPAHITGFFEVVRHRDPLRTGSRGAGVVLDRGVRTRVKLRGSEGATTVRVNGRRDDGVSMRAVEILRELTGFTEGVSIHHEVEVPIGCGFGTSAACALGSVLAISAELELPITFNMAGEVAHRAEVELGTGLGDLIAELTGGMVIRTREGPPGYGRVDRIIQDGLHVITRTLGELDTASVIHDDAHVRAINSMGGGMVGRLLERPTASRFMELSREFAEGASLIPPELRGPLEELSEGTLGASMAMLGNTVFALSEDPDAGGAGTSTYGIDREGARFL comes from the coding sequence ATGAAGCCCACCGTCTTTGTACCAGCACATATAACCGGATTCTTTGAGGTTGTGAGGCACAGGGACCCCCTCAGGACGGGATCCAGGGGCGCCGGCGTCGTCCTGGACAGGGGTGTTAGAACCCGGGTGAAGCTCAGGGGCTCAGAGGGTGCCACGACCGTCAGGGTGAACGGAAGGAGAGATGATGGGGTGAGCATGAGGGCCGTTGAGATCCTCAGGGAGCTCACAGGGTTCACTGAGGGGGTGAGCATCCACCATGAGGTGGAGGTGCCCATAGGGTGTGGTTTCGGTACATCGGCGGCCTGTGCCCTCGGGAGTGTCCTTGCAATCTCAGCTGAACTTGAACTCCCAATAACCTTCAACATGGCAGGTGAGGTGGCGCACCGGGCAGAGGTCGAACTCGGGACAGGCCTAGGGGATCTTATAGCCGAGTTAACAGGAGGCATGGTCATAAGGACCAGGGAGGGGCCTCCAGGGTACGGGAGGGTTGACAGGATCATCCAGGACGGACTCCACGTTATAACAAGGACCCTGGGGGAACTTGACACCGCGTCTGTGATACATGATGACGCCCATGTGAGGGCCATCAACAGTATGGGGGGCGGTATGGTAGGCCGCCTCCTTGAGAGGCCAACAGCCTCCAGGTTCATGGAGCTATCCCGGGAGTTTGCGGAGGGAGCATCCCTCATACCCCCTGAGCTCAGGGGACCCCTTGAGGAGCTCTCGGAGGGAACACTGGGGGCCTCCATGGCCATGCTTGGAAACACCGTCTTCGCCCTATCAGAGGACCCTGACGCCGGTGGAGCCGGCACCAGCACCTACGGGATTGACAGGGAAGGTGCCAGGTTCCTGTGA
- the sucD gene encoding succinate--CoA ligase subunit alpha: MILLDEDTRCLVQGITGKQGSFHTKQMLEYGTRIVAGVTPGKGGQEFLGLDVYNSVEEVTEEMDVNASIIFVPAPFAKDAAFESIRHLDLVVIITEHIPVHDSMQIMEYASRMGKTVIGPNTPGIITPGVGKLGIMPTHIFTEGSIGIVSRSGTLTYEFAAQLTEAGLGQSTCVGIGGDPVTGLGFVDVLERFEDDPDTEAVVLIGEIGGDAEERAASYIEQMSKPVFAFISGATAPPGKRMGHAGAIIEGGTGTASSKREALEAAGAVVVDRPSAIVDEIRAHMGVR; the protein is encoded by the coding sequence ATGATACTGCTTGATGAGGATACCAGGTGCCTTGTTCAGGGCATAACAGGTAAACAGGGATCATTTCACACTAAACAGATGCTCGAGTACGGAACCAGGATAGTGGCGGGTGTCACACCCGGTAAGGGCGGCCAGGAGTTCCTTGGCCTGGACGTCTACAACTCGGTGGAGGAGGTCACCGAGGAGATGGATGTCAATGCCTCCATAATATTCGTACCTGCACCCTTCGCAAAGGATGCAGCCTTTGAATCAATACGACACCTCGACCTTGTCGTGATAATAACCGAGCACATACCTGTCCATGACTCCATGCAGATAATGGAGTACGCCTCAAGGATGGGTAAGACGGTTATAGGTCCCAACACCCCCGGCATAATCACCCCGGGTGTCGGGAAGCTTGGTATAATGCCCACCCACATATTCACCGAGGGAAGCATAGGCATAGTCTCAAGGAGCGGCACACTGACCTATGAATTTGCAGCCCAGCTCACAGAGGCTGGATTAGGCCAGAGTACATGTGTGGGTATCGGGGGGGACCCTGTAACAGGACTCGGATTCGTGGATGTCCTTGAAAGATTCGAGGATGACCCCGATACAGAAGCCGTCGTCCTTATAGGTGAGATCGGTGGAGATGCAGAGGAGAGGGCTGCCAGTTACATTGAGCAGATGTCAAAGCCTGTTTTCGCATTCATATCCGGTGCAACTGCACCCCCAGGTAAGCGGATGGGACATGCAGGGGCAATAATCGAGGGAGGCACAGGCACCGCCAGCAGCAAGAGGGAGGCACTGGAGGCGGCAGGTGCCGTGGTTGTTGACAGGCCATCAGCCATAGTGGATGAGATCAGGGCCCACATGGGGGTGCGCTGA
- a CDS encoding 3-dehydroquinate synthase II, with the protein MKFAWLLAPDTYWDEKKAFITAALESGIDHVVDRGDAERIKKLGNLTLISPEDDADIVLVGMDGEGDGTLELPESLDYSRDLELASELRGAGREVAAYVEIRSKAHEELARRLGRIVDYLILVGEDWKIIPLENIIADLQDEDVKLVAAVADAAEARVALETLEHGTDGVLIEPADISQIKDIAALLEEIESEAYELKPATITRIEPIGSGDRVCVDTCSIMGIGEGMLVGSYSQGLFLVHSESLESEYVASRPFRVNAGPVQAYVMVPGGRTRYLSELETGDEVIIVDRDGRSRSAIVGRVKIERRPLLLIEAEYEGMRVRTLLQNAETIRLVNDKGEPVSVSELGEGDRVLVYFDESARHFGMAIKETIIEK; encoded by the coding sequence ATGAAGTTCGCATGGCTCCTTGCCCCCGACACCTACTGGGATGAAAAGAAGGCCTTCATAACCGCGGCCCTTGAATCCGGCATAGACCATGTGGTGGATAGAGGTGATGCTGAGAGGATAAAGAAGCTGGGCAACCTTACCCTCATCTCCCCCGAGGATGACGCCGACATTGTACTGGTGGGGATGGACGGTGAGGGTGACGGGACCCTTGAACTTCCTGAGTCCCTGGATTACTCAAGGGACCTTGAACTGGCATCGGAGCTCAGGGGGGCCGGAAGGGAGGTGGCGGCCTACGTGGAGATAAGGAGCAAGGCCCATGAGGAGCTTGCCAGGAGACTCGGACGCATCGTTGACTACCTGATACTGGTGGGTGAGGACTGGAAGATCATCCCCCTGGAGAACATAATCGCGGACCTCCAGGACGAGGACGTTAAACTCGTGGCGGCGGTGGCAGACGCCGCTGAGGCCCGGGTTGCCCTTGAAACCCTTGAACATGGGACTGACGGCGTCCTCATAGAACCGGCAGACATATCCCAGATAAAGGACATTGCAGCCCTCCTTGAGGAGATTGAGAGTGAGGCCTACGAACTCAAACCCGCCACCATAACCCGCATAGAGCCCATCGGGTCAGGTGACAGGGTCTGTGTTGACACATGCTCCATAATGGGGATAGGTGAGGGCATGCTCGTGGGTAGCTACTCCCAGGGACTCTTCCTGGTGCACAGTGAATCCCTTGAAAGCGAGTACGTGGCATCGAGGCCCTTCCGTGTCAATGCGGGTCCTGTTCAGGCCTACGTCATGGTACCCGGTGGCAGGACCCGGTACCTCTCGGAGCTTGAAACAGGGGACGAGGTCATCATAGTGGACAGGGATGGCAGATCACGCTCCGCAATCGTGGGGAGGGTGAAGATCGAAAGGAGGCCCCTCCTCCTCATTGAGGCGGAGTATGAGGGCATGAGGGTCAGGACACTCCTCCAGAACGCCGAGACCATAAGGCTCGTGAATGATAAGGGTGAACCGGTATCTGTAAGTGAACTCGGTGAGGGTGACAGGGTCCTGGTCTACTTCGACGAGTCTGCAAGGCACTTCGGGATGGCCATAAAGGAGACCATAATCGAGAAATGA
- a CDS encoding trans-aconitate 2-methyltransferase, translated as MIRIVYDINIYREVLREVLEPSHTVVELGCHVGNSTRIISDLVSEGRVVAIDNSPEAVEVMESLSRERDNVEFISGDVRLHETLEKVCEMIDSCDVLSVDLGGGYHPDTTFKVYFIWSSTLKPGVSIIRNRGLVDFVCSSITEESFTSRYGWLESSGDAGIPPRLREFKLWSSRIYKEGAHDRQED; from the coding sequence ATGATAAGGATAGTCTATGATATTAACATCTACCGTGAGGTCCTAAGGGAGGTGCTTGAACCATCCCACACCGTCGTGGAGCTCGGCTGCCACGTGGGTAACTCAACGCGCATAATCTCGGACCTTGTATCTGAGGGGAGGGTTGTGGCCATCGACAACAGCCCAGAGGCTGTTGAGGTAATGGAGTCCCTCAGCAGGGAACGTGACAACGTTGAATTCATCTCAGGGGACGTGCGGCTCCATGAAACCCTGGAGAAGGTATGCGAAATGATAGACAGCTGTGATGTTCTCAGCGTGGACCTCGGAGGCGGCTACCACCCTGATACAACCTTCAAGGTCTACTTCATCTGGTCATCAACACTCAAACCAGGGGTCTCCATAATAAGGAACAGGGGACTCGTGGACTTTGTATGCTCATCCATCACCGAAGAGTCATTCACCTCAAGGTATGGATGGCTTGAGTCGAGTGGGGACGCTGGAATCCCACCACGGCTCAGGGAGTTTAAACTCTGGTCCAGCAGGATATACAAGGAGGGTGCCCATGATAGGCAAGAGGATTAG
- a CDS encoding 2-amino-3,7-dideoxy-D-threo-hept-6-ulosonate synthase, which yields MIGKRIRIERIINRKTDRTVIVPLDHGVSIGPVRGIIDMAGTIDEVASGGANAVLMHKGMVRSGHRGYGRDIGLIIHLSASTGLGPDPNHKVLVTSVEKALKLGADAVSVHVNVGSEREPEMLIKLGTVAEICDDWGMPLIAMMYPRGKKIDDEHDPEVVKLAARAGAELGADIIKTNYTGDPDTFREVVKGCPVPVVIAGGPKIETEEELLQMVKDSVEAGGAGVAIGRNIFQADSPANMTRAIAGIVHDGLSVEEAVRILKGGE from the coding sequence ATGATAGGCAAGAGGATTAGGATTGAGAGGATAATCAACAGGAAGACGGACAGGACTGTTATAGTACCCCTTGATCATGGAGTCTCCATTGGACCCGTCCGCGGGATAATAGACATGGCAGGCACCATAGATGAGGTTGCAAGTGGCGGTGCAAACGCCGTTCTCATGCACAAGGGAATGGTCAGGAGTGGACACAGGGGATACGGGAGGGACATCGGACTGATAATACACCTCTCGGCCAGCACGGGCCTCGGCCCGGACCCGAACCATAAGGTCCTGGTGACCTCGGTGGAGAAGGCCCTCAAGCTGGGTGCCGACGCAGTATCCGTCCACGTGAATGTGGGATCCGAGAGGGAACCCGAGATGCTCATAAAACTTGGGACCGTTGCAGAGATCTGTGATGACTGGGGAATGCCCCTCATCGCCATGATGTACCCCAGGGGTAAGAAAATAGATGATGAGCACGACCCGGAGGTCGTGAAGCTGGCGGCCCGTGCAGGTGCAGAGCTCGGTGCAGACATAATAAAGACCAACTACACCGGTGACCCTGACACCTTCAGGGAGGTTGTTAAGGGGTGCCCCGTCCCTGTGGTGATAGCCGGAGGACCAAAAATAGAGACAGAGGAGGAGCTCCTCCAGATGGTGAAGGACTCCGTGGAAGCAGGGGGCGCTGGTGTGGCCATTGGCAGGAACATATTCCAGGCCGATTCACCCGCAAACATGACGAGGGCAATAGCAGGCATAGTCCATGATGGCCTCAGTGTTGAGGAGGCCGTCAGGATACTGAAGGGTGGCGAGTGA
- a CDS encoding histidinol phosphate phosphatase domain-containing protein, whose protein sequence is MRKRIDLHTHSLLSDGELLPSELARRACVLGHEAIAITDHIDASNINTITNLIDAVEDIGDNWDIRVIPGAEITHAPVEIIEKLAVRARRLGAEVIVVHGETLVEPVIPGTNHAAVSCPEVDILAHPGLITVEDVELARENDVTLEISARKGHCLGNGHVASIAGEVGVPLVIDTDTHAPGDLIDYEMARRIGLGAGLSESRVEEALVRNPRRLLKRNGII, encoded by the coding sequence ATTAGAAAGAGGATAGATCTTCACACCCACAGCCTCCTGAGTGACGGTGAGCTCCTGCCATCGGAACTTGCAAGGAGGGCATGTGTGCTTGGACATGAGGCAATAGCAATAACTGACCACATAGACGCCTCAAACATAAACACCATAACGAACCTCATAGACGCCGTTGAGGATATAGGTGATAACTGGGACATCAGGGTTATCCCGGGGGCTGAGATCACACATGCACCGGTTGAGATAATTGAGAAGCTTGCAGTGAGGGCAAGGAGGCTGGGTGCAGAGGTGATCGTTGTACACGGCGAAACCCTGGTTGAGCCTGTGATCCCCGGCACCAACCATGCCGCAGTCAGCTGTCCTGAGGTTGATATACTGGCCCATCCGGGCCTGATAACGGTCGAGGACGTTGAACTGGCACGTGAGAATGATGTGACCCTTGAGATAAGTGCGAGGAAGGGGCACTGCCTTGGTAATGGCCATGTGGCTTCCATCGCAGGGGAGGTTGGTGTCCCCCTCGTGATTGATACGGATACCCATGCACCTGGGGATCTGATTGACTATGAGATGGCTAGGAGGATCGGCCTCGGGGCGGGTCTAAGCGAATCCAGGGTCGAGGAGGCACTGGTGAGGAACCCCAGGAGGCTCCTTAAGAGGAATGGTATCATCTGA
- the cca gene encoding CCA tRNA nucleotidyltransferase, which translates to MIMDYSNILKTIKPDGEEYRRVMELSDSLVDCLNGLADEWGMDAEAVLVGSVAKGTWLSGAADIDIFIHFPLTTPEDELKEKGLRLGYGCIERFSGEAEERYASHPYVTGHIDGYEVDFVPCYRIDDSSMLRSAVDRTILHTRYIQENLRDEQRDDVLLLKQFMKSTGTYGSEFRVGGFAGYLAELLVLHYGDFEGVLQGALDWRPGYIIDLEGHGTGKGFEEPLVVVDPVDRNRNVAAALTLQRMAEFVTASLNFLGNPKPEYFQPPTYARDAAEITGTLRGRGSRVIVISTGAPDVPSDALYPQLRKTLDSVVKNLEAEGFSVLDADYWSDESTSAFMVLEMEVWELPSYRKRYGPPVWSRRHRDRFLGKHERVWVEGSRLTIESPRRHRSAVSYLRDLLSKPDRLRMGKHIGEEVRRGFSVDLLDDVIEEAEPGFLEFMDAFLNPWKAIER; encoded by the coding sequence ATGATCATGGACTACAGCAACATATTAAAGACCATAAAACCCGACGGTGAGGAATACCGGCGGGTCATGGAACTATCAGATAGTCTCGTTGATTGCCTTAATGGACTCGCAGATGAATGGGGGATGGATGCTGAGGCCGTCCTCGTGGGTTCAGTTGCCAAGGGGACCTGGCTTTCAGGTGCAGCGGACATAGACATATTCATACACTTCCCACTCACGACCCCCGAGGATGAGCTCAAGGAGAAGGGCCTCAGACTTGGCTATGGATGCATAGAAAGGTTCAGTGGTGAAGCCGAGGAGAGATACGCATCCCACCCCTATGTAACCGGCCACATCGATGGCTATGAGGTGGACTTTGTGCCCTGCTACAGGATAGATGATTCATCCATGCTAAGGTCAGCCGTTGACAGGACCATACTCCACACCAGGTACATACAGGAGAACCTCAGGGATGAGCAGAGGGATGATGTTCTCCTCCTTAAGCAGTTCATGAAGTCAACAGGTACCTACGGTTCAGAGTTCCGGGTTGGTGGCTTCGCAGGTTACCTTGCAGAGTTACTGGTGCTCCACTACGGCGACTTTGAGGGGGTCCTCCAGGGCGCCCTTGACTGGAGGCCCGGCTACATAATAGACCTTGAGGGCCACGGGACCGGGAAGGGGTTCGAGGAGCCCCTGGTGGTGGTTGACCCGGTTGACAGGAACAGGAACGTTGCAGCAGCCCTTACACTCCAGAGGATGGCTGAATTTGTAACAGCATCCCTGAACTTCCTGGGGAACCCGAAACCAGAATACTTTCAACCCCCCACCTACGCCAGAGATGCCGCTGAAATAACCGGGACCCTCAGGGGGCGGGGTTCCAGGGTCATCGTCATCTCAACGGGGGCCCCGGATGTACCCTCAGACGCCCTCTACCCCCAGCTGAGGAAGACCCTTGACTCCGTGGTTAAGAACCTTGAGGCTGAGGGTTTCTCTGTCCTGGATGCTGATTACTGGAGTGATGAGAGCACCTCGGCATTTATGGTCCTTGAGATGGAGGTATGGGAGCTCCCCTCCTACCGGAAGAGGTATGGTCCCCCTGTATGGTCCCGGCGACACAGGGACAGATTCCTGGGAAAGCATGAGAGGGTCTGGGTTGAGGGATCAAGACTCACCATCGAATCCCCCAGGAGGCACAGATCTGCAGTTTCATACCTGAGGGACCTGCTATCAAAGCCGGACCGGTTGAGGATGGGTAAACACATAGGTGAGGAGGTCCGGAGGGGCTTCAGTGTTGATCTCCTTGATGATGTGATTGAAGAAGCTGAACCCGGATTCCTGGAGTTCATGGATGCATTCCTGAACCCCTGGAAGGCCATTGAAAGATGA
- a CDS encoding Ig-like domain-containing protein: MLVAIFALIGSSQAVQIGNTSYGYVEKDCYGNQSSNETIGLIIGVHPRESGIHEAVRETLQTSNLTRRYVLYSVHVTSNAYDYSKGRMNGQLLARNFIVPDVKNEKPMLVIDCHENCYHQSGYTYPRFLYMISENLATINYTEQIVSQLGFLRIYTPPTATSPKYVTVPIASQGYSTIIYETYKYDSQPRKLSDARMLISALDNLRAYISKGINVTSSSPVAGAVTSRMSVIGVTFSDIIRPGRYWSRVTLKNRYGKSVSIRTWVSGNTLHVKPVYRLSRDSWYTLTIPAGALVEAPEHKWTLRFRTGRR; the protein is encoded by the coding sequence ATGTTAGTGGCCATCTTTGCCCTTATTGGATCCAGTCAGGCCGTCCAGATAGGTAACACCAGTTACGGCTATGTTGAGAAGGACTGCTACGGTAACCAGAGCTCCAATGAGACCATAGGACTCATAATAGGGGTTCATCCCCGTGAGTCAGGTATACATGAAGCCGTGCGGGAGACACTCCAGACATCAAACCTGACAAGGAGGTACGTCCTCTACAGTGTACATGTTACATCCAACGCCTACGACTACTCGAAGGGCCGTATGAACGGTCAGCTCCTTGCGAGAAACTTCATTGTACCCGATGTGAAGAATGAGAAGCCCATGCTGGTTATTGACTGCCATGAGAACTGCTACCATCAGAGTGGATACACATACCCCCGCTTCCTCTATATGATCTCAGAGAACCTTGCGACCATAAACTACACAGAACAGATAGTATCCCAGCTTGGCTTCCTGAGGATCTACACTCCCCCAACGGCAACAAGCCCCAAGTACGTGACAGTGCCAATAGCCTCACAGGGATACAGCACCATAATATATGAGACCTATAAGTATGACAGTCAGCCAAGAAAGCTAAGCGACGCGAGGATGCTGATATCGGCCCTTGACAACCTCAGGGCCTACATTTCAAAGGGTATAAATGTTACATCAAGTAGTCCGGTTGCTGGAGCTGTAACCTCAAGGATGTCAGTGATAGGGGTCACCTTTTCAGATATCATCCGACCTGGAAGGTACTGGAGCAGGGTAACCCTCAAAAACAGGTACGGTAAATCTGTGAGTATCAGAACATGGGTTTCCGGTAACACCCTCCATGTGAAACCGGTCTACAGACTATCACGTGACAGCTGGTACACCCTCACCATACCGGCCGGTGCACTGGTCGAAGCCCCTGAACATAAATGGACGCTGAGGTTCAGGACAGGGCGAAGATAG
- a CDS encoding S24/S26 family peptidase: MKKVLIAIAVLAVIAVSGAFYYLDHVDSVDITIKTDGVNITVEADTIFFQKVPPEMEQEIGDYMADVINDPDSTVESIKKDVKGIAERYGYRKVEVRIESQFGVDQLPMPAVVSGDSMYPTLKDGQDLIVLKTDKYRVGDIVIAKHPEYGLIVKRVGKIEPDRVYLMSDNKKVERIYTPTSVIVKTPLNTWVPRSAIVGVVKEY, encoded by the coding sequence ATGAAGAAGGTTCTGATTGCCATTGCGGTGCTTGCTGTTATTGCAGTTTCAGGTGCATTTTACTACCTTGATCATGTGGATTCGGTTGACATAACCATAAAGACCGATGGTGTCAACATCACAGTTGAGGCCGACACGATCTTCTTCCAGAAGGTCCCGCCTGAGATGGAACAGGAGATAGGGGACTATATGGCTGATGTCATCAATGACCCTGACAGCACCGTTGAATCAATAAAAAAGGACGTTAAGGGTATAGCAGAGAGGTACGGTTACAGGAAGGTTGAAGTGAGGATAGAGTCACAGTTCGGTGTTGACCAGCTCCCCATGCCTGCCGTTGTGAGCGGTGACTCAATGTATCCCACACTGAAGGACGGCCAGGACCTGATAGTCCTCAAGACAGACAAGTACAGGGTGGGGGACATAGTGATAGCCAAGCACCCTGAATATGGCCTCATCGTTAAGAGGGTTGGAAAGATCGAACCTGACAGGGTCTACCTGATGAGTGATAACAAGAAGGTTGAACGCATCTACACCCCAACCTCTGTTATTGTGAAAACACCCCTGAACACATGGGTTCCAAGGTCAGCCATTGTGGGTGTTGTGAAGGAGTACTGA
- a CDS encoding zinc metalloprotease HtpX, producing the protein MRRLSTWKLKLRMFLATALLFGLIYAILLVVGSLLGVGGPLFYALLGFGVIFLQYLISPKIVELTMNVHYVSEAEAPRLHAMVDELARRAGIPKPRVGIAEIAVPNAFAFGRTKSDGRVCVTRGILNLLDEEELRAVLGHEISHIRHSDMIVMTLVSAVPLICYYIFWSTVFSRDDEANLVGIAALLAYFIGQLIVLFISRTREYYADQGSVEIGGQPHKLASALYKLVYGSAQFNRDDLKQVEGVKAFFLNDVSAAQSEVEDLRQLDMNLDGTIDLAELQRIKYGGVKVGLGARILELLSTHPNMLKRVKRLSEFT; encoded by the coding sequence ATGAGAAGACTCAGCACATGGAAACTGAAGCTCAGAATGTTCCTGGCGACAGCACTTTTATTTGGATTAATCTACGCTATACTCCTCGTCGTGGGATCCCTCCTTGGAGTTGGAGGGCCACTATTCTACGCCCTCCTGGGTTTCGGGGTGATATTCCTGCAGTACCTCATCTCCCCTAAGATAGTGGAACTCACAATGAACGTCCACTACGTGAGCGAGGCCGAGGCCCCCCGTCTACATGCAATGGTTGATGAACTCGCACGAAGGGCAGGTATACCCAAACCAAGGGTGGGTATCGCGGAGATCGCAGTGCCCAACGCATTCGCCTTCGGCAGAACAAAGTCTGATGGAAGGGTGTGTGTGACCAGGGGGATACTCAACCTCCTTGACGAGGAGGAACTGAGGGCTGTCCTCGGACATGAAATATCCCACATAAGGCACAGTGACATGATAGTCATGACCCTGGTGAGCGCCGTCCCCCTGATATGCTACTACATATTCTGGAGCACGGTCTTCAGCAGGGATGATGAGGCAAATCTGGTGGGTATTGCAGCGCTCCTGGCATACTTCATAGGCCAGCTCATAGTACTCTTCATATCAAGGACCAGGGAGTACTACGCGGACCAGGGGAGCGTGGAGATCGGTGGCCAGCCACACAAACTTGCAAGCGCCCTCTACAAGCTTGTCTACGGCTCAGCCCAGTTCAACAGGGACGACCTGAAACAGGTTGAGGGTGTCAAGGCCTTCTTCCTGAACGACGTCTCAGCAGCTCAAAGTGAGGTGGAGGACCTCCGCCAGCTTGACATGAACCTGGATGGGACCATAGACCTTGCTGAACTCCAGAGGATAAAATACGGTGGAGTTAAGGTTGGACTGGGTGCAAGGATCCTTGAACTATTATCAACACACCCGAACATGCTTAAGAGGGTGAAGAGGTTATCCGAGTTCACCTAG
- the aroD gene encoding type I 3-dehydroquinate dehydratase, whose translation MNTKICVPVFEKTPHEVTESAMRAIEAGADILEIRIDGLQEPGEINIRELIEDIGFPVIATNRSPAEGGHFSGSEDERIKLLMAAAEVADFVDIELSSAREDIERVTMNARRSIISYHNFRETPSLEALLRIVRMAREMGDMAKVAVMPENMADTLVVLQLLSLEDDTVAISMGELGRYTRVAAALFGSPITFASLGRGTAPGQMDVDVTRKMIRELMPED comes from the coding sequence ATGAACACAAAGATCTGTGTCCCGGTATTTGAGAAGACACCCCACGAGGTTACTGAATCAGCCATGAGGGCCATTGAGGCCGGTGCTGATATCCTTGAAATACGAATTGATGGCCTCCAGGAACCTGGAGAAATTAATATCAGGGAACTCATAGAGGATATAGGGTTCCCTGTGATTGCAACCAACCGGTCACCGGCCGAGGGTGGTCATTTCAGTGGCAGCGAGGATGAAAGAATAAAGCTGCTCATGGCTGCGGCTGAAGTCGCCGACTTCGTGGATATTGAACTCAGCAGTGCCCGTGAGGACATAGAGAGGGTCACCATGAATGCCAGGAGAAGCATCATATCCTACCATAACTTCAGGGAGACACCCTCACTGGAGGCCCTCCTGAGGATCGTCAGGATGGCCAGGGAGATGGGTGACATGGCCAAGGTTGCTGTGATGCCAGAGAACATGGCAGACACCCTGGTGGTCCTCCAGCTCCTCAGCCTCGAGGATGACACTGTGGCGATATCCATGGGTGAACTCGGCAGATACACGAGGGTTGCAGCCGCCCTTTTCGGCTCCCCCATCACCTTCGCATCACTGGGGAGGGGGACTGCCCCTGGACAGATGGATGTTGATGTAACCCGGAAAATGATCAGAGAACTCATGCCGGAGGATTGA
- the thpR gene encoding RNA 2',3'-cyclic phosphodiesterase — MKVRAFLAVDLDEGLRDHVSRVQDTLKSADAQVKFVEPENLHFTLKFFGDVGGGKLRRIEDAVRETLRNYEPFEISIRGAGVFPNPRYIRVVWLGVENPETFSDLQRNLDMEFVKMGFRPERDYVPHLTVGRVKGPRNRDKLAELIGELEDVEVGSMRVSEVSLKRSELTPAGPVYSDIEVFRL; from the coding sequence ATGAAGGTCAGAGCATTCCTTGCAGTTGACCTCGATGAGGGACTCAGGGACCATGTATCCAGGGTACAGGATACCCTCAAATCTGCGGATGCCCAGGTCAAATTCGTTGAACCAGAGAACCTGCACTTCACCCTCAAGTTCTTCGGTGATGTTGGTGGGGGTAAGCTCAGGAGGATAGAGGATGCAGTGAGGGAGACCCTCAGGAATTATGAGCCCTTCGAAATCAGCATAAGGGGGGCTGGTGTCTTCCCGAACCCCAGATACATACGTGTGGTCTGGCTCGGAGTTGAAAACCCTGAAACCTTCTCAGATCTTCAGAGGAACCTTGACATGGAATTCGTTAAGATGGGCTTCCGTCCTGAGAGGGACTACGTACCCCACCTCACTGTTGGAAGGGTTAAGGGACCCAGGAACAGGGACAAACTCGCTGAGCTCATAGGGGAGCTTGAAGACGTTGAGGTGGGATCAATGAGGGTCAGTGAGGTTTCACTCAAGAGGAGCGAACTCACACCTGCCGGGCCAGTCTACTCTGATATTGAGGTCTTCAGACTTTAG